A part of Methanobrevibacter sp. genomic DNA contains:
- a CDS encoding ribonuclease domain-containing protein: protein MNKKLVFVSVLIVAFLAIGAVSAGFFDFLNFGNDDDSSDVQVVEDGEYCTVDEVAAYIKEFHHLPSNYITKEEARSLGWHGGPLKDYAPGKSIGGDVFTNRQHVLPDSDYDYIECDINANGTARGAERIVFNTGDFRVYYTSDHYNTFEEV, encoded by the coding sequence ATGAACAAAAAACTTGTATTTGTCTCAGTGCTTATAGTTGCATTTCTAGCTATTGGTGCTGTAAGTGCTGGGTTTTTTGATTTTCTAAACTTCGGCAATGATGATGATTCAAGTGATGTTCAGGTTGTTGAAGACGGAGAATATTGCACTGTTGATGAAGTGGCTGCGTATATTAAGGAATTCCATCATCTTCCAAGTAATTACATAACCAAAGAAGAGGCACGAAGCCTTGGTTGGCATGGAGGGCCTCTTAAGGATTATGCCCCTGGAAAAAGTATTGGCGGCGATGTATTTACCAATAGGCAACATGTTCTTCCGGACAGCGATTATGACTATATAGAATGTGATATTAATGCTAACGGAACAGCCCGTGGAGCCGAAAGAATAGTTTTCAATACAGGAGACTTCAGAGTTTACTACACTTCAGACCATTACAATACTTTTGAAGAGGTGTAA
- the rfbD gene encoding dTDP-4-dehydrorhamnose reductase — MKILITGSNGMLGHDLIEVLKDKNELILTTSKTLDITDKDKTIDFILKNKPDVVINSAAYTDVDGCETNQDLAYAVNGEGVKNLALACREVDCPLVHVSTDYVFDGSARDPIEEDGEIGPISIYGKSKLKGEEAILDILDKYFIVRTAWLYGINGKNFPKTMLELSKNHSEITVVYDEVGTPTYTPDLAYGISQLIETDLYGIYHLTNSGSCSWCEFAKYIFEIAGKDVNVVPVTASEFSRPAPRPHYSVLKNKKWIESGFEPLRDYKEAISEYVELIK, encoded by the coding sequence ATGAAGATTTTAATTACAGGTTCCAACGGAATGTTGGGTCATGACCTAATAGAGGTCTTAAAGGACAAAAATGAATTGATTTTAACAACTTCCAAGACATTAGACATTACAGATAAAGATAAGACAATCGATTTTATTTTAAAGAATAAGCCTGATGTTGTCATTAACTCAGCGGCATATACCGATGTTGACGGTTGTGAGACCAACCAGGATTTGGCTTATGCGGTCAATGGGGAAGGAGTTAAAAATTTAGCTCTAGCCTGCAGGGAAGTTGACTGTCCTTTGGTCCATGTGAGCACTGATTATGTATTCGATGGAAGTGCAAGAGACCCGATTGAAGAGGATGGCGAAATAGGTCCTATTAGTATCTATGGAAAAAGCAAGCTAAAAGGTGAAGAAGCCATTTTGGACATTCTTGATAAGTATTTCATAGTAAGAACAGCATGGCTATATGGAATCAATGGTAAGAATTTCCCAAAGACAATGCTGGAGTTATCGAAAAATCACTCTGAAATTACAGTTGTTTATGATGAAGTGGGAACTCCAACCTACACCCCTGATTTGGCTTATGGAATATCTCAGTTAATCGAGACAGATTTATATGGCATTTATCATTTGACCAACTCCGGAAGCTGTTCATGGTGCGAGTTTGCTAAATACATCTTTGAAATTGCAGGCAAGGACGTTAATGTTGTTCCAGTTACAGCATCTGAATTTTCAAGGCCAGCACCAAGACCTCATTATTCAGTTTTAAAGAATAAGAAATGGATTGAAAGCGGATTTGAACCTTTAAGGGACTATAAAGAAGCCATAAGTGAATATGTTGAGCTGATTAAATGA
- a CDS encoding nucleotide sugar dehydrogenase, with protein sequence MKVCIIGQGYIGLPTAALFSRSHCEVIGVDVNKEIVDNLNKGIIHIEEPGIAKIIKKSVKKNIYKASLTPEKADVFIITVPTPYVIDNYSCDLSYVINGCKSIVPFLEKGNTVIIESTVAPMSTDEVIKPIFEKAGFTIGEDLYLAHCPERVLPGKILEELVHNDRIIGGVTPECSLKASEAYRQFVEGNIMLTEAKIAELSKCMENTFRDVNIALANELAKICAEIGVNALDVIKMANKHPRVNLHSPGPGVGGHCLAIDPYFIYSKAPETAKIIKLARDTNNSMPDFVCEYVKKIIPAGKIAVLGVSYKGNTGDDRESPAYEIISKLENDYEIAIHDPHLKRDNFVSLSEALENADLILILCDHNEFKHPDYELISKKMSNPIIFDTKDIIYKVPKGITLYNYGNLYELNK encoded by the coding sequence ATGAAAGTATGTATTATTGGTCAGGGATATATTGGACTTCCAACAGCAGCTCTTTTTTCAAGAAGTCATTGTGAAGTTATTGGAGTGGATGTCAACAAGGAAATAGTTGATAACCTAAACAAGGGAATAATTCACATTGAAGAGCCTGGAATAGCCAAAATTATTAAAAAATCTGTGAAAAAAAATATATACAAAGCTTCGTTAACACCCGAAAAAGCGGATGTTTTCATTATTACAGTACCAACCCCTTATGTTATTGATAACTACAGTTGTGATTTGAGCTATGTCATAAATGGATGCAAATCCATAGTTCCATTTTTAGAAAAAGGAAATACAGTCATCATTGAATCTACAGTGGCTCCAATGTCAACTGATGAGGTTATCAAACCTATTTTTGAAAAGGCAGGCTTTACAATCGGTGAAGATTTATATCTTGCACATTGCCCGGAAAGGGTTCTTCCAGGGAAAATATTAGAAGAGCTTGTTCACAACGACAGAATTATCGGAGGCGTGACACCGGAATGCTCCCTTAAAGCTAGTGAAGCATATAGGCAATTTGTAGAAGGAAATATAATGCTTACCGAAGCAAAAATCGCTGAACTGTCAAAATGCATGGAGAATACATTTAGAGACGTCAACATTGCACTTGCAAATGAACTTGCAAAAATCTGTGCTGAAATTGGTGTCAATGCACTGGATGTTATAAAAATGGCAAACAAGCATCCGAGAGTGAACCTGCACTCTCCGGGCCCAGGTGTTGGAGGCCATTGCCTAGCGATTGACCCTTACTTTATCTATTCAAAAGCACCTGAAACAGCTAAAATAATTAAGCTGGCCCGTGACACAAACAATTCAATGCCTGACTTTGTATGTGAATACGTTAAAAAAATAATTCCTGCAGGTAAAATCGCAGTTTTAGGTGTTTCCTATAAAGGAAATACTGGTGATGATAGAGAAAGCCCCGCTTATGAGATAATATCTAAGCTCGAAAATGATTATGAAATCGCAATACACGACCCTCATCTCAAAAGAGACAATTTTGTAAGCTTATCTGAAGCTTTAGAAAATGCTGACTTAATCCTTATCTTATGCGACCATAATGAATTTAAACATCCGGATTATGAGTTAATCAGCAAAAAAATGTCTAATCCTATTATTTTTGATACAAAAGACATAATCTATAAAGTTCCAAAGGGCATTACACTTTATAACTATGGTAACTTATACGAATTAAACAAATAA
- a CDS encoding UbiD family decarboxylase: MKIDGNNVIEITEELSDEFEVAKVLRKYPKDTVIVKNVKGFDMPVISGICNTRDKIAKSINCEVSEITQKIIDAMEKPIKVDRFTDFEEYDTSEVNLDKIPILTHYKRDGGAYITAGVVFARDPETGIQNASIHRMMVLDDKRLVIRIVPRNLYTYFQKAQKLGQDLEIAIAIGMDPAILLASTTSIPIDYDEMDVANAFKGGNLELIKCGNLNVPQADIILEGKISVTETVPEGPFVDLTDTYDIIRDQPIINLETMHIKKDAVYHAIIPAGFEHKLLQGLPQEPRIFKAVKNAVPTVENVVLTEGGCCWLHAVVSIRKQTEGDGKNAIMAALSAHPSLKHCVVVDTDVDVFDAEDVEYAISTRVKGDRDIMIVPNVRGSSLDPVAESDGTTTKIGVDATKSLKTLEKFERVSFGE, encoded by the coding sequence ATGAAAATTGATGGTAATAATGTAATAGAGATAACAGAAGAGCTTTCTGATGAATTTGAAGTAGCAAAGGTTTTAAGGAAATATCCAAAAGACACTGTTATTGTTAAAAATGTGAAAGGTTTTGACATGCCTGTTATTTCCGGAATTTGCAATACTAGGGATAAAATTGCCAAATCAATAAACTGCGAAGTGTCTGAAATTACCCAAAAGATTATTGATGCTATGGAAAAACCAATTAAGGTAGATAGATTCACAGATTTTGAAGAATATGACACTTCAGAAGTAAATCTAGATAAAATTCCAATTTTGACTCACTATAAGCGTGACGGTGGAGCTTATATAACTGCTGGCGTTGTTTTTGCACGAGACCCAGAAACAGGTATTCAAAATGCATCAATCCATAGGATGATGGTTCTGGATGATAAAAGATTGGTTATTAGAATCGTCCCAAGAAATCTTTATACTTATTTTCAAAAAGCTCAAAAATTAGGTCAGGATCTGGAAATTGCAATAGCTATTGGTATGGATCCGGCTATTTTACTTGCCAGTACAACTTCCATTCCTATTGATTATGATGAAATGGATGTAGCTAATGCATTTAAAGGAGGCAACTTGGAATTAATTAAATGCGGCAATTTAAATGTACCTCAGGCCGATATTATCTTAGAGGGTAAAATTTCAGTAACCGAAACAGTTCCTGAAGGTCCTTTCGTTGATTTGACTGACACTTATGACATTATCCGTGACCAACCTATAATCAATTTGGAAACAATGCACATTAAAAAAGATGCAGTTTACCATGCAATTATTCCAGCCGGATTTGAACATAAGCTATTACAAGGCCTTCCTCAAGAGCCAAGGATTTTTAAAGCTGTTAAAAATGCAGTTCCTACAGTTGAAAATGTCGTTTTGACTGAAGGGGGGTGTTGCTGGTTGCATGCAGTTGTATCCATTAGAAAACAGACTGAAGGCGACGGTAAAAATGCTATAATGGCCGCTCTTTCAGCTCACCCATCACTTAAGCATTGTGTCGTTGTCGATACCGATGTGGATGTATTTGACGCTGAAGATGTTGAATATGCAATATCAACACGCGTTAAAGGTGACAGGGACATCATGATTGTTCCGAATGTAAGGGGTTCATCCTTGGATCCTGTTGCGGAAAGTGATGGAACAACTACAAAAATCGGTGTGGATGCAACTAAATCACTTAAAACCTTAGAAAAATTCGAAAGAGTAAGTTTCGGCGAATAA